In Vibrio cyclitrophicus, one genomic interval encodes:
- a CDS encoding YjiG family protein encodes MSEVKAKKPMVTDIFVEGAKKGWVIATTSTVPNVLMAFVIIKALQITGALDLMGSVFAPIMAVFGLPGEAAAVLIGAWMSMGGAVGVVITLFDQGILNGNHIAILAPAIYLMGSQVQYMGRIMGPIGTEGRYIPVMIAISVLNAFGAMFLMNIIL; translated from the coding sequence ATGAGCGAAGTTAAAGCAAAGAAACCAATGGTTACTGATATTTTCGTTGAAGGTGCTAAGAAAGGCTGGGTCATTGCGACAACCTCTACAGTACCGAATGTTCTAATGGCGTTTGTTATCATCAAGGCATTGCAGATCACTGGTGCGCTGGATTTGATGGGCAGTGTATTTGCTCCAATCATGGCGGTATTTGGTTTGCCGGGTGAAGCGGCAGCAGTATTGATTGGCGCGTGGATGTCGATGGGTGGTGCGGTTGGCGTGGTTATTACGTTGTTTGACCAAGGCATCCTGAACGGCAACCATATCGCTATCTTGGCGCCAGCTATCTACTTGATGGGCTCTCAGGTGCAATACATGGGTCGTATCATGGGACCAATCGGGACTGAAGGTCGCTACATTCCAGTGATGATTGCGATTTCAGTATTGAATGCCTTTGGTGCGATGTTCTTGATGAACATTATTTTGTAA
- a CDS encoding 6-carboxytetrahydropterin synthase, producing MNLFVRDLTVIDSSYICEHRGVVGDSWILDVTMSGELNEMSMVLDFSRVKKQIKQLVDQHVDHRLLLPMKNAAIVLQASKVGYSKVDVLRGDKSLHLHCPDEAYCLIDAEAITIESVTAHVYHILRDNLPSNVTGLEITLRHENINGAFYHYTHGLKKHDGNCQRIAHGHRSPVEILVDGQRDEQREQAFAQRWEDIYLGSKEDQVSVSSLNLSEHAQSVNDESHYGFRYTAPQGEFELAIAKSETEILPTDTTVELLAGYIADQVAPSLAENQSLQIVAYEGVGKGAMAFL from the coding sequence TTGAACCTATTTGTAAGAGACCTTACCGTTATCGATTCTTCATACATCTGTGAACACAGAGGGGTCGTAGGAGATAGTTGGATTTTAGATGTCACCATGTCTGGTGAACTTAATGAAATGAGCATGGTGCTGGACTTTAGCCGAGTCAAAAAGCAGATCAAACAGTTGGTTGATCAACATGTTGACCATCGCTTACTGCTGCCAATGAAAAACGCTGCAATTGTTCTTCAAGCAAGCAAAGTCGGTTACTCTAAGGTAGATGTGCTGCGTGGTGACAAGAGCCTGCATCTGCACTGCCCTGATGAAGCATACTGCTTGATTGATGCTGAAGCGATCACCATCGAAAGTGTGACCGCACACGTTTATCATATTCTTCGCGATAACCTACCAAGTAACGTCACAGGGTTAGAGATCACCCTTCGTCATGAGAACATTAATGGCGCGTTCTACCACTACACCCATGGCTTGAAAAAGCATGATGGCAACTGCCAACGCATCGCACATGGTCACCGTTCTCCAGTCGAAATTTTGGTTGATGGTCAGCGTGACGAGCAACGCGAACAAGCATTTGCTCAGCGCTGGGAAGACATCTATTTAGGTTCTAAAGAAGACCAAGTTTCAGTTTCTTCACTTAACCTGAGTGAACACGCGCAAAGCGTTAATGATGAAAGCCACTATGGCTTCCGCTACACGGCACCTCAAGGCGAATTTGAACTAGCGATTGCTAAGAGCGAAACGGAAATCTTACCAACAGATACCACGGTTGAGTTACTGGCAGGCTATATTGCGGATCAAGTTGCCCCAAGCTTGGCAGAAAACCAGTCACTACAGATCGTCGCTTATGAAGGGGTAGGTAAAGGCGCGATGGCGTTCCTATAG
- a CDS encoding acyltransferase family protein, which translates to MSSVQHTPSQRIASIELGRVIAILAIIGLHGQMALTYWQIDEVPWIGYVLNQTARFAVPLFFLISGYLIQPKLTASPWQTVNNYSKPLLKVWLAWSIICLVMPFNLAKVEELGYLGERHGYWGFLMNTPLNSFLEGGLVHLWFIPALVCAVLIIALMVEMKLEKLLLPAAIVLYVYGVLAGSYATLTGLEAPFFTRNGPFFSTLMVTLGFLIRQNQWKVSSAKALGLLALGMFIHFAEAAWLTTFDVGFNMNDFLFGTALWGMGVFMWLLANPNMGNYAWVRSISNRMLGIYVCHLLIIIVLFNVCGILGITELGKDITVFFGTFILSFMLVAGIEKTPLRHALLR; encoded by the coding sequence ATGTCTTCCGTTCAACATACGCCTTCACAACGCATCGCCAGTATCGAGTTAGGCCGAGTGATTGCTATCTTGGCGATCATTGGTTTACACGGTCAAATGGCACTCACTTATTGGCAAATAGATGAAGTGCCTTGGATCGGTTATGTACTCAACCAAACCGCTCGTTTTGCGGTACCTCTGTTTTTCCTAATTTCCGGTTATCTTATTCAGCCCAAGTTGACTGCATCCCCGTGGCAAACCGTCAATAATTATTCTAAACCACTGCTTAAGGTATGGTTGGCATGGAGTATCATTTGCTTAGTGATGCCATTCAACCTCGCTAAGGTTGAAGAATTAGGTTACCTAGGCGAACGCCATGGCTACTGGGGCTTTTTAATGAATACCCCGCTCAACTCTTTCTTAGAGGGGGGGTTGGTTCACTTATGGTTCATTCCTGCCCTTGTGTGTGCGGTTTTGATCATCGCCTTAATGGTTGAAATGAAACTCGAAAAACTGCTATTACCGGCGGCTATTGTACTTTACGTTTATGGTGTTTTGGCAGGCAGCTACGCAACGCTAACCGGGTTAGAAGCACCCTTCTTCACGCGTAATGGCCCGTTCTTTAGCACGTTAATGGTGACCTTAGGTTTCCTTATTCGTCAGAATCAGTGGAAGGTGTCATCGGCCAAGGCGCTGGGATTATTAGCGCTAGGCATGTTCATTCACTTTGCTGAGGCAGCATGGCTAACCACGTTCGACGTCGGATTCAACATGAATGATTTCTTGTTTGGCACGGCGCTATGGGGGATGGGCGTGTTCATGTGGCTTTTAGCAAATCCAAACATGGGTAACTACGCTTGGGTTCGTTCTATCTCGAATCGCATGCTAGGTATCTACGTTTGCCATCTGCTGATCATTATCGTGCTGTTCAATGTTTGCGGAATATTGGGTATCACGGAACTCGGTAAAGACATCACCGTCTTCTTCGGCACCTTTATCCTGAGCTTTATGTTGGTTGCTGGTATCGAAAAAACGCCATTACGACACGCGCTGCTTCGTTAG
- a CDS encoding START domain-containing protein, translating into MTLPRILVLGLCALSTLTYANPWQFVTSEDGIIIDKRPHSEGLVEIRAQMQTPTTYSGFLLLLEDSENVPNWIDNVSESRVLMQISEDENIVYTQFKAPWPARDRDMVTYSKYSIEDGQFVLSIKDASNYLAKESGYIRIYDVDALWTLQPLTNGNTYITYTAYANAGGILPNWLMNKLSIGSALSTFKGLKEQLQKYQGQQHPNLPSESR; encoded by the coding sequence ATGACATTACCTAGGATTTTGGTACTCGGACTCTGCGCTCTATCGACACTGACTTATGCCAACCCGTGGCAGTTCGTCACAAGTGAAGATGGCATCATCATTGATAAAAGGCCACACAGCGAAGGCTTGGTCGAGATACGAGCACAAATGCAAACGCCCACCACTTATTCTGGTTTTTTGCTGTTATTGGAAGACAGTGAGAACGTGCCAAACTGGATAGATAACGTATCAGAAAGTCGTGTCTTAATGCAGATATCTGAGGATGAAAATATCGTCTATACCCAATTCAAAGCGCCATGGCCTGCTAGAGATCGCGATATGGTGACCTACTCAAAATACAGCATTGAGGATGGCCAGTTTGTCTTGTCGATTAAAGATGCATCTAACTATTTGGCGAAAGAGTCAGGGTATATTCGAATTTACGATGTGGACGCACTTTGGACGCTGCAACCGCTCACCAATGGCAATACTTACATTACCTACACCGCGTATGCGAACGCAGGTGGCATCTTGCCAAATTGGTTGATGAATAAGTTATCGATTGGCAGTGCACTGAGCACGTTTAAAGGGCTGAAAGAACAGCTACAAAAATACCAAGGCCAGCAGCACCCCAACCTGCCAAGTGAGTCTCGTTAA
- a CDS encoding AraC family transcriptional regulator has translation MDLLSQLMEHFSIRTGVFYSGNLCGVSSFNAQQGKEGHLHVLSAGELSLSSAHTEHRQLSQPCIVYLPNSTPHAIEGVGDGAEVVCANVEYRSGQMNPLLSALPDVIVIPFEEAPNLMPVIEVLSNESSQESSGQQYLMDKLSDALMALIFRHLIEQQKIDSGVFSALAHPRLASVVTAIHRLPARHYSIVEMASLAAMSRTQFIEAFKREVGETPGDYVQKWRVSVAQSLLLQNKPINWVADEVGYNSYSGFSRAFQHVTGMSPRLWLKQNVS, from the coding sequence ATGGATCTGCTTTCACAACTAATGGAACACTTCTCGATACGTACTGGCGTTTTCTATTCAGGAAACCTGTGTGGGGTGTCGTCGTTTAACGCGCAACAAGGCAAAGAGGGACACCTGCATGTATTGAGCGCAGGGGAGCTGAGCTTGTCTAGCGCTCACACGGAACACAGGCAATTGTCACAACCTTGCATTGTTTATTTGCCGAATAGCACGCCACATGCGATTGAAGGTGTGGGAGACGGTGCGGAAGTCGTGTGCGCGAACGTGGAGTATCGTTCGGGGCAGATGAATCCTTTATTGTCTGCTCTGCCCGACGTGATAGTGATTCCGTTTGAGGAGGCACCTAACTTAATGCCAGTGATCGAGGTGTTATCTAACGAGTCGAGCCAAGAATCGTCGGGGCAGCAGTACTTAATGGACAAGTTGAGTGACGCCTTGATGGCTTTGATTTTTCGTCACCTCATTGAACAACAGAAAATTGATAGCGGTGTTTTCTCGGCTCTTGCTCACCCACGATTGGCTTCTGTGGTCACGGCTATTCATCGATTACCTGCTCGTCATTATTCGATTGTCGAAATGGCGTCACTGGCCGCGATGTCTCGCACTCAGTTTATAGAAGCATTTAAGCGTGAAGTGGGTGAAACCCCAGGTGACTATGTACAAAAGTGGCGGGTGTCTGTGGCTCAGTCGTTGCTGTTACAAAACAAGCCTATCAATTGGGTGGCGGATGAAGTGGGGTACAACAGCTATTCTGGCTTCTCTCGAGCTTTTCAGCATGTTACGGGAATGTCGCCGCGTTTGTGGCTAAAGCAAAATGTGTCGTGA
- a CDS encoding alpha/beta hydrolase: MSDKIYFNTSNKFSFKRSLIGATTNLHYIIAPSHAKKTARKLLLTPMRTEQKNADPQGLIKSEIKGRDGVLKTYSLGTGPVWVLTHGWSGTASQFFPLMEHIAAKGFTAMAYDHPAHGGSDGVHGHIPAFVNGLEAILDSVGEVAGLVGHSMGTASALECKHVKLENKPLLLIAPVLDYLENLFGSVARSGYSMKLFEAVVGEVEEQFNYPIQSVDPYGKLALRESQTIIVHDEQDKFTKFDVSERAANEMGRVTLIATQGQGHGRVMKCPQVFESFDNLIS; encoded by the coding sequence ATGAGTGACAAAATCTATTTTAATACATCGAACAAATTCAGCTTCAAGCGCAGTTTAATTGGCGCTACAACCAATCTGCATTACATCATAGCGCCGAGCCACGCGAAGAAAACAGCACGTAAGCTGCTACTCACTCCAATGCGTACTGAGCAGAAGAATGCCGATCCGCAAGGGCTCATCAAGAGTGAAATCAAAGGTCGTGATGGAGTCTTAAAAACCTACTCTTTGGGGACGGGTCCTGTTTGGGTGCTGACTCATGGTTGGTCTGGCACCGCGAGTCAGTTTTTTCCTCTGATGGAACATATCGCAGCTAAAGGTTTTACGGCAATGGCTTATGATCACCCTGCTCATGGTGGTAGTGATGGCGTGCATGGTCATATCCCTGCATTTGTGAACGGCTTGGAAGCGATTCTAGATTCAGTTGGTGAAGTGGCTGGTTTGGTCGGTCACAGCATGGGGACTGCTTCTGCGTTGGAATGTAAGCATGTTAAGTTGGAAAACAAACCTCTGTTGTTGATTGCTCCAGTATTGGATTACCTCGAAAACCTATTCGGTAGCGTTGCACGTTCAGGTTATTCAATGAAGTTGTTTGAGGCGGTAGTTGGAGAAGTAGAAGAGCAGTTTAACTACCCAATTCAGTCTGTCGATCCATATGGAAAGCTAGCGCTTCGTGAGTCACAGACGATCATTGTTCATGATGAGCAAGACAAGTTTACTAAGTTTGATGTGTCTGAGCGTGCTGCTAATGAAATGGGTCGCGTTACCTTGATTGCCACTCAAGGCCAAGGCCATGGGCGAGTGATGAAGTGCCCACAAGTATTCGAGAGCTTTGATAACTTAATTAGCTAA
- a CDS encoding YjiH family protein, whose product MANPTKTDRKVTIGSYIALAFAIVFFSGLMQSNEWYGVFDFTTLNGSFGQVAYDVSETADGVQAATTSLRGKGGSGARDGFIFALTLIPTVMFALGMINVLEHYGALDAARKLLTPLLRPLMGIPGNSGLALIASLQSTDAGAAMTRQLKDEGHLTKRETDVFTMFQFTAGAAIVNFFSSGAVLFTLTAMDGSLAVTSSIGLAVAVMFVFKFVGANLFRLYLNITEGKEDKPKADKEQKLEEEVA is encoded by the coding sequence ATGGCTAATCCAACCAAAACCGATCGTAAAGTCACGATCGGCAGTTACATCGCACTCGCTTTCGCGATTGTGTTCTTTTCCGGTTTAATGCAGTCCAACGAATGGTATGGCGTGTTCGATTTTACGACGCTCAACGGTTCGTTTGGCCAAGTCGCTTACGATGTCAGTGAGACGGCCGATGGTGTTCAAGCAGCAACTACTTCTTTACGTGGTAAAGGCGGTAGTGGTGCTCGTGACGGTTTCATTTTTGCTTTGACACTTATTCCGACCGTGATGTTTGCACTAGGAATGATTAATGTTCTTGAGCATTACGGCGCGCTGGATGCTGCTCGTAAGTTGCTTACACCTCTACTTCGTCCTTTGATGGGTATTCCGGGCAACTCAGGCTTGGCACTGATTGCGTCTTTGCAAAGTACCGATGCTGGCGCAGCGATGACGCGTCAGTTAAAAGACGAAGGGCATCTAACTAAGCGTGAAACCGATGTCTTCACTATGTTCCAGTTTACTGCTGGCGCGGCTATCGTTAACTTTTTCTCTTCGGGCGCAGTGTTGTTCACGCTGACAGCGATGGACGGCTCTCTTGCTGTGACTTCGTCTATTGGTCTAGCGGTTGCAGTGATGTTTGTTTTCAAATTTGTTGGTGCGAACCTATTCCGCCTCTACCTCAATATTACTGAAGGCAAAGAAGACAAACCAAAAGCAGATAAAGAACAAAAATTGGAAGAGGAAGTAGCATAA
- a CDS encoding AEC family transporter has protein sequence MNTLWEQFAFSASVTGPICLMLFLGVMLKRIGLINDNFIDVASKVVFQVTLPAMLFLSIVQSNHNFSASSALVAFGVIANFVFFLFTIFSTKLVFKGSKDQGVIVQGGFRANTAIIGLAYVANIYGNQGVALAAIYVASLTVLYNIQAVIALTPKGEDTGAKAIKVIAKSITKNPLIIAIFLAVVFYALSIPIPKMVTDAGQYFANMTLPLALLCTGGSLDISSLKQEKLSTWFASSYKLIASPLLITLAAGYLGFEGLDLGLIFLMSAAPTAAASYVMARAMGGNSTLAANIIALTTVVSLITCTLGIFALTAMDLI, from the coding sequence ATGAACACACTTTGGGAACAGTTTGCGTTTTCGGCGTCAGTAACAGGCCCTATCTGTTTAATGCTGTTTCTTGGTGTGATGCTCAAGCGAATCGGCTTAATAAATGACAATTTCATTGATGTCGCATCTAAGGTCGTATTTCAAGTCACCCTACCCGCGATGCTATTTCTGAGTATTGTTCAATCGAATCACAACTTTTCAGCCAGTAGCGCGTTAGTTGCCTTTGGCGTCATCGCTAACTTTGTCTTTTTCTTATTCACGATTTTCTCAACCAAACTAGTATTCAAAGGTTCGAAAGATCAAGGTGTGATTGTCCAAGGTGGATTCCGCGCTAATACCGCGATCATCGGCCTCGCCTATGTAGCTAATATCTATGGTAACCAAGGTGTGGCACTGGCTGCTATCTATGTTGCATCCCTAACCGTGTTGTATAACATTCAAGCCGTGATTGCACTGACACCAAAAGGTGAAGACACAGGGGCTAAAGCCATTAAAGTGATCGCTAAGTCGATTACCAAAAACCCATTGATCATCGCTATTTTCTTAGCAGTCGTCTTCTATGCGCTTTCAATTCCTATCCCAAAAATGGTGACAGACGCTGGTCAGTACTTTGCCAACATGACGTTACCTTTGGCACTGCTGTGTACCGGTGGGTCACTGGATATCAGCTCGCTCAAACAAGAAAAGTTATCAACGTGGTTCGCCTCTAGCTACAAGTTAATTGCCTCCCCTTTATTGATTACACTGGCTGCTGGGTACTTAGGATTTGAAGGGCTCGATCTTGGGCTTATCTTCTTGATGAGCGCGGCACCAACCGCGGCTGCCAGCTATGTTATGGCACGTGCGATGGGTGGAAATTCAACATTGGCTGCCAATATAATCGCGCTCACCACCGTCGTTTCACTTATCACTTGCACGCTTGGTATTTTTGCACTTACTGCAATGGATTTAATATAG
- a CDS encoding chitinase, giving the protein MIRINTCAASIALALSGTALAAPTAPSIDMYGSNNLQFSKIELAMETTSGYNQMVKYHDKAKVDVKFNQWSGTSGNTYNIYFDGVKVATGPITGSQTTASFEYGQGGLFEMKIEACDETGCSISAPAQITIADTDGSHLAPLAMNVDPNNKSYNTDPNTVVGTYFVEWGIYGRDYTVDNLPADNLTHILYGFIPICGPNESVKSVGGNSYNALMTACQGVNDYEVVIHDPWAAFQKSFPQAGHEYSSPIKGNYAMMMALKQRNPDLKIIPSIGGWTLSDPFFDFTTKANRDTFVASVKKFLNTWKFYDGVDIDWEFPGGGGAAPDLGDPVNDGPAYIALMAELRVMLDELEAENGRTYELTSAIGVGHDKIEDVNYGDAIQYMDYIFAMTYDFYGGWNNVLGHQTALNCGNFMRPGQCDGTGLDENGEQYTGPAYTTDNGIQLLLEQGVPASKLVVGTAMYGRGWEGVLPSSLSDPSDPMTGVGNGKLTGSSAQGVWEDGVIDYKGIKANMLGANNQGINGFEYGYDEMAEAPYVWNRTSGKLITFDDDRSVKAKGAYVRSLGLAGLFSWEIDADNGDILNAMHEGLAGGTTDPVNRKPTAAAGADQSVEGPASVSLDGSASKDSDGTIASYAWSQVSGTAVTLANANAAVASFDVVEVAQQETLTFSLTVTDNEGATSTDTVVVTVNPKDTGPVNTAPVAVVTAPSEVNAGDVVVVDASASSDADQDTLSFTWDVPAGINATVQGASVSFVAAEYTQDTVLNFSVTVSDGTDTSVAAASVKVLKKTTGGGTCTNAWDSSAVYTGGDQVTQGGKVWEAKWWTTGEDPTTTGQWGVWKEIGPASC; this is encoded by the coding sequence ATGATTCGTATTAATACCTGTGCGGCAAGCATTGCTCTAGCGCTATCAGGTACAGCATTAGCTGCACCAACAGCACCTAGCATCGACATGTACGGTTCCAATAACCTGCAGTTTTCTAAAATTGAACTCGCGATGGAAACCACTTCTGGCTACAACCAGATGGTTAAATATCACGATAAAGCGAAGGTCGACGTTAAGTTCAACCAATGGAGCGGAACGTCAGGAAACACGTACAACATCTACTTTGATGGCGTTAAAGTAGCCACCGGCCCAATCACTGGCAGCCAAACCACGGCTTCATTCGAATACGGTCAAGGCGGCTTGTTCGAAATGAAAATCGAAGCGTGTGATGAAACAGGCTGTAGCATAAGTGCACCCGCTCAGATCACTATCGCCGATACCGATGGCTCACACTTAGCACCACTTGCGATGAACGTCGATCCAAACAACAAGTCATACAACACAGATCCAAACACAGTAGTAGGTACTTACTTTGTTGAGTGGGGTATTTACGGTCGTGATTACACCGTTGATAACCTACCCGCTGACAACTTGACCCATATCCTTTATGGCTTCATCCCAATTTGTGGTCCTAATGAATCAGTAAAATCAGTAGGCGGCAACAGCTACAACGCACTCATGACAGCTTGTCAGGGTGTAAACGATTACGAAGTGGTGATTCATGACCCTTGGGCAGCTTTCCAGAAGAGTTTCCCTCAAGCTGGTCATGAATACAGCTCACCGATCAAGGGTAACTACGCAATGATGATGGCGCTAAAACAGCGCAATCCAGACTTAAAAATCATCCCATCGATTGGTGGTTGGACACTGTCTGACCCATTCTTCGATTTCACTACAAAAGCGAACCGCGACACGTTCGTTGCATCGGTTAAGAAATTCCTCAACACATGGAAATTCTACGACGGTGTGGATATCGATTGGGAATTCCCTGGTGGAGGCGGTGCTGCGCCAGACCTTGGTGACCCTGTAAATGATGGCCCAGCTTACATTGCACTGATGGCAGAGTTACGCGTGATGCTGGATGAGCTAGAAGCTGAGAATGGTCGTACTTACGAGCTCACTTCTGCGATTGGTGTTGGTCACGATAAGATTGAAGACGTGAACTACGGCGATGCTATCCAATACATGGATTATATCTTCGCAATGACTTACGACTTCTACGGCGGTTGGAACAACGTGTTAGGTCACCAAACAGCACTCAACTGCGGTAACTTCATGCGCCCTGGTCAATGTGATGGCACAGGCCTTGATGAAAATGGCGAACAATACACTGGCCCTGCTTACACCACAGACAACGGCATCCAATTGTTGCTTGAGCAAGGTGTTCCAGCGAGCAAACTTGTGGTTGGTACAGCGATGTACGGGCGTGGTTGGGAAGGCGTATTACCATCATCACTTTCAGATCCTAGCGACCCAATGACTGGCGTAGGTAATGGCAAACTGACCGGAAGCTCTGCTCAGGGTGTATGGGAAGATGGCGTTATCGATTACAAAGGCATTAAAGCGAACATGCTTGGTGCAAACAACCAAGGCATCAACGGCTTTGAATATGGCTACGACGAAATGGCAGAAGCACCTTACGTTTGGAACCGAACTTCAGGAAAGTTGATTACATTTGATGATGACCGCTCAGTGAAAGCAAAAGGCGCGTACGTTCGTAGTCTTGGTCTTGCGGGTCTATTCTCTTGGGAAATTGATGCAGATAACGGCGATATCCTGAATGCAATGCATGAAGGTCTAGCAGGTGGCACAACAGATCCTGTAAACCGTAAACCAACGGCAGCTGCGGGTGCCGACCAATCGGTTGAAGGCCCAGCTTCTGTTTCTCTAGACGGCAGTGCTTCAAAAGACAGCGACGGCACAATTGCTAGCTACGCTTGGTCACAAGTAAGCGGAACAGCCGTAACTCTGGCCAACGCGAATGCGGCTGTTGCGAGTTTCGATGTTGTTGAAGTCGCACAGCAAGAGACACTGACCTTTAGCCTAACCGTGACTGACAACGAAGGTGCTACGTCTACCGACACCGTTGTTGTAACGGTAAACCCTAAAGACACAGGTCCAGTTAATACCGCTCCAGTAGCAGTAGTTACCGCTCCTTCTGAAGTAAATGCGGGTGATGTAGTAGTGGTTGACGCTTCGGCTTCTAGTGATGCAGACCAAGACACACTAAGCTTCACATGGGATGTACCAGCAGGTATTAACGCAACAGTACAAGGCGCTTCAGTAAGCTTTGTCGCGGCGGAATACACGCAAGACACGGTACTGAACTTCTCTGTGACAGTGAGCGATGGTACAGATACATCAGTCGCGGCTGCATCAGTGAAAGTCCTCAAGAAAACCACAGGCGGTGGCACATGTACTAACGCTTGGGATTCAAGTGCGGTCTACACTGGCGGCGACCAAGTGACTCAAGGCGGTAAGGTTTGGGAAGCGAAATGGTGGACAACAGGTGAAGATCCAACAACGACAGGCCAATGGGGTGTGTGGAAAGAGATCGGTCCTGCAAGCTGCTAA
- a CDS encoding DNA mismatch repair protein, with protein sequence MALRLPPAWAIVLAGLILNIMAIVMSSLVLDKIEAEKAEYNDRKYGNVYSIQLSWNTIETLERKREAILIHLDKLSPETAQPATVLNEALRGQLRSWVSDEVPAISLANLPKLMMLINSAQEAQRARIDDYYLDNLTLVELIQRLDEKMAFYKNIALFLQVFGLALILARDLARRP encoded by the coding sequence ATGGCATTGCGCCTTCCTCCTGCTTGGGCGATTGTCCTTGCAGGGTTAATACTCAACATCATGGCGATTGTCATGTCGAGCTTGGTGTTGGACAAAATTGAAGCGGAGAAAGCGGAATACAACGATCGTAAATACGGCAATGTGTACTCGATACAACTTTCCTGGAATACGATCGAAACCTTAGAGCGTAAGCGTGAAGCGATTCTGATTCACCTTGATAAGCTATCCCCAGAAACCGCTCAACCTGCCACTGTTCTTAATGAAGCGCTTCGCGGCCAACTCCGGAGTTGGGTGAGTGATGAGGTGCCAGCCATCTCGTTGGCTAATTTACCTAAGCTTATGATGCTGATAAACAGTGCTCAAGAAGCCCAACGAGCACGAATTGATGACTACTATTTGGATAATCTGACCTTGGTTGAATTAATCCAAAGGCTCGATGAGAAAATGGCTTTCTACAAGAATATTGCCCTGTTTCTTCAGGTGTTTGGTTTAGCACTTATCTTGGCTCGCGATCTAGCAAGAAGGCCTTAG
- a CDS encoding TetR/AcrR family transcriptional regulator produces MSKGKITKEYILSHAFALASENGLESLTIGELAKQCGMSKSGLFAHFNSKENLQLSVLEYSNAIFTERVIIPARELGDGDIEAKLKQLLDNWLGWNHSFQGSCMFIDAWKDAGSETSVIQKALQKTISVWIDYLTIQVAKAVESKQFRADLDPKQATFELYGLYLSANLFYSLRGQQASHTHFWSGVERLIASWKAV; encoded by the coding sequence ATGAGTAAGGGAAAGATAACCAAAGAGTATATTTTGAGCCATGCATTCGCACTTGCGAGTGAGAATGGGCTTGAGAGTTTGACGATTGGCGAATTAGCCAAGCAGTGTGGCATGTCTAAGAGTGGCTTGTTTGCACACTTCAACTCTAAAGAGAACCTGCAGCTCTCTGTACTCGAATATTCCAACGCCATATTCACTGAAAGAGTCATCATTCCTGCGCGAGAGCTCGGTGATGGTGATATTGAAGCGAAATTGAAGCAGTTGCTCGATAATTGGCTGGGTTGGAACCATTCGTTCCAAGGCAGCTGCATGTTTATTGATGCTTGGAAAGATGCAGGCAGTGAAACGTCTGTGATTCAGAAAGCGCTGCAGAAAACCATTTCGGTTTGGATTGATTACTTGACGATTCAGGTAGCAAAAGCGGTGGAGAGCAAACAGTTCAGAGCCGATTTAGACCCTAAGCAGGCAACCTTCGAGTTGTACGGTCTCTATTTAAGTGCGAACTTGTTCTACTCATTACGAGGCCAACAAGCGAGCCACACGCATTTTTGGAGTGGTGTAGAGCGCTTAATCGCCAGCTGGAAAGCGGTTTAA
- a CDS encoding MAPEG family protein translates to MVTALYAALLTVVMIWLAIEVIKQRRINLVAHADGGVESLQIARSAQSNAMDYIPITVILMGLLEVNGAGVWLIHVIGVAFILGRVIHAKGILAKNFKGRKVGMVLTLICMISLIVLNLAYLPFDKMF, encoded by the coding sequence ATGGTTACAGCACTTTACGCAGCTCTGCTGACGGTAGTAATGATTTGGTTGGCGATTGAAGTTATTAAGCAAAGACGAATCAATCTTGTTGCTCATGCCGATGGCGGTGTTGAGTCGTTACAGATAGCACGTTCGGCACAAAGTAACGCGATGGATTACATCCCAATAACGGTGATTTTGATGGGGTTGCTAGAGGTGAATGGGGCTGGTGTGTGGCTTATTCATGTCATTGGTGTGGCGTTTATTCTGGGGCGAGTGATTCACGCGAAAGGGATCTTAGCGAAGAATTTCAAAGGCAGAAAAGTGGGTATGGTGTTAACGCTTATCTGCATGATCTCTTTGATTGTCCTAAACTTAGCTTACCTACCTTTTGATAAAATGTTCTAG